A single region of the Lactobacillus isalae genome encodes:
- a CDS encoding cytochrome C5, which yields MSKMQDSKDKKNQNVLTREEYRQRLASHGKVNVWDLFLNRPYVSVTLIVLAIIFIMTKWWLGLVILIVIAIVSAFIIVKSKNPGRTFSLEFKLGGNKTLHLLKALQLGASMIMFLSTYMRQVVTINFQTTGSQDMLKMLQGAAASTNNVYAAQGANVVGLLDNLLGGSLWGTYRYAANSGQFMNDPAGKWIMIWTFLLMVAPAICVLAQFFREPYSRRAMLVGSGISTVLFVLTPTLIHQWANQFAINHQINPAQIGQMFSVGYMAYFGMGCSIMVFVIAIIRSIKRDKF from the coding sequence ATGAGCAAGATGCAAGACTCTAAAGATAAGAAAAATCAAAACGTTTTAACTAGGGAAGAATATCGACAACGTTTAGCAAGCCACGGCAAAGTAAATGTTTGGGATTTATTTTTAAATCGTCCCTATGTTTCAGTAACTTTAATTGTGCTTGCAATTATCTTTATTATGACTAAGTGGTGGCTTGGGCTGGTAATTCTAATTGTTATTGCAATTGTTAGTGCTTTTATCATTGTTAAAAGTAAGAATCCTGGCCGCACTTTTAGCTTAGAATTTAAATTAGGTGGAAATAAGACACTTCATTTGCTTAAAGCATTGCAGCTAGGAGCATCAATGATCATGTTTTTATCTACTTATATGAGACAAGTCGTAACTATTAATTTTCAAACTACTGGTTCGCAAGATATGCTAAAAATGCTGCAAGGTGCAGCTGCTAGCACAAATAATGTCTACGCTGCGCAGGGAGCAAATGTAGTTGGCTTGCTGGATAATTTATTGGGAGGTAGCCTATGGGGAACGTATCGCTACGCTGCAAACAGTGGTCAGTTTATGAATGACCCTGCTGGTAAATGGATCATGATTTGGACTTTTCTTTTAATGGTTGCACCAGCTATTTGTGTGTTAGCTCAGTTCTTTAGAGAGCCTTATTCACGCCGGGCAATGTTAGTTGGATCTGGTATTTCAACAGTTTTATTTGTTTTAACTCCAACTCTTATTCATCAATGGGCTAACCAATTTGCGATTAATCACCAAATTAATCCAGCTCAAATTGGTCAGATGTTCAGTGTTGGCTACATGGCTTACTTTGGTATGGGATGTAGTATTATGGTATTTGTAATTGCGATCATTCGGAGTATTAAAAGAGATAAATTTTAA
- a CDS encoding glycerophosphodiester phosphodiesterase, with translation MKDIFREINHYSKNFRQHLLEYIALLVGIDIFTQMLVIPVFRYITTGILKASAIPFISYQNIITIITTHTLVFLSLLIELVALLVVIYGVFALILLGIREISQGKFVFKFLLKELFQAYKSVRVSSVFLLTLYFLLVVPFADTVYRTPLLAKVQIPEFILDFLMRNVWLASGVIIFYIIAFILGIRLILTLPIMIYQGEKTLPAMKKSWRLTSHKSWWTLLSRLLVLGISAGLILFAFYLLVYFCQLGFDHLSNALSLSLATFNLLLVQIISEFVALWTSVASILIIVQPLENFQPQTQVKFARRKTVKIVDLCLITIFLLTAGVNNALYLKGADMQRPLTISHRGVSDKNGVQNTIPALKKTAKLHPDYVEIDLHETKDNQFVVMHDENLKKLAGISKTPKDLTLKQLTKITLHEDGHHAKIASFDQYLRVAAKLKQKLLIEVKTTPNDSPKMLERFNKKYSKLILKREYQVQSLDYRVIEGLHQINPKLFVLYIQPYNFTYPQSLADGYSMEYSTLNNDFIWQAQLQNKPVYAWTVNESNIMMKMMYENVNGIITDQLAELNETIKDFEDNRSNANKLLNYILILPDEE, from the coding sequence TTGAAGGACATTTTTCGAGAAATAAATCACTACTCTAAGAATTTTAGACAGCATCTGTTAGAATATATAGCCTTACTAGTTGGAATAGATATTTTTACTCAGATGTTAGTAATTCCAGTGTTCAGATATATAACAACAGGAATTTTAAAGGCTAGCGCAATTCCATTTATTTCCTATCAAAATATTATTACTATTATTACAACTCATACTCTTGTATTCTTAAGTTTACTTATTGAACTAGTTGCTTTACTTGTGGTGATTTATGGTGTCTTTGCCCTGATCCTATTAGGAATTAGAGAGATTTCTCAAGGAAAGTTTGTATTTAAATTTTTGTTAAAAGAACTATTTCAGGCCTATAAATCAGTCCGAGTTAGTTCTGTATTTTTATTAACACTATATTTTTTATTAGTAGTTCCTTTTGCGGATACTGTTTACCGAACTCCTTTACTAGCAAAAGTTCAAATACCTGAGTTTATCTTGGATTTCTTGATGCGAAACGTTTGGTTAGCTAGTGGGGTAATAATCTTTTACATTATTGCTTTTATCTTGGGGATTCGCTTAATTTTGACCCTCCCTATAATGATCTACCAAGGAGAAAAAACTCTGCCTGCAATGAAAAAAAGCTGGAGATTAACTAGTCATAAATCTTGGTGGACACTTTTAAGTCGTTTATTAGTACTAGGAATTAGTGCCGGGTTAATCTTATTTGCTTTTTATCTATTGGTGTATTTCTGCCAATTGGGATTTGATCACCTGTCAAATGCTCTCAGCTTGAGTCTTGCTACATTTAATTTACTATTAGTTCAAATAATCAGTGAGTTTGTTGCGCTTTGGACTAGTGTAGCTTCTATATTGATTATTGTTCAGCCATTGGAAAATTTTCAACCTCAAACACAAGTAAAGTTTGCGAGAAGAAAGACAGTTAAAATAGTAGACCTATGTTTAATAACTATTTTTCTTTTAACCGCTGGCGTTAACAATGCTCTTTATTTGAAAGGTGCTGATATGCAGCGACCTCTCACTATTTCGCATCGCGGAGTTAGTGATAAAAATGGTGTCCAAAACACTATTCCCGCTTTGAAGAAAACTGCTAAACTTCATCCTGATTATGTCGAAATAGATCTGCATGAAACAAAGGATAACCAATTTGTGGTTATGCATGATGAAAATCTAAAGAAACTAGCTGGTATCAGTAAAACGCCAAAAGATTTAACTTTAAAGCAACTAACTAAAATTACGCTTCATGAAGATGGGCATCATGCCAAAATCGCTAGCTTTGACCAATATTTAAGGGTTGCTGCCAAGCTAAAGCAAAAATTATTAATTGAAGTTAAAACAACGCCTAATGATTCGCCTAAAATGCTGGAAAGATTTAATAAAAAATATAGTAAATTAATTCTTAAACGCGAGTATCAGGTTCAATCACTAGATTACCGCGTTATTGAAGGCCTGCATCAGATTAATCCTAAACTGTTTGTCTTATATATTCAGCCCTATAATTTTACTTATCCCCAGAGTCTTGCAGATGGATATTCTATGGAATATTCAACTTTAAATAATGATTTTATATGGCAAGCGCAGCTTCAAAACAAACCTGTTTATGCTTGGACTGTAAATGAATCAAATATCATGATGAAGATGATGTATGAGAATGTTAATGGGATTATTACGGATCAATTAGCTGAATTAAATGAGACTATTAAAGATTTTGAAGATAATCGCAGTAATGCAAATAAGTTATTGAATTATATTTTGATATTGCCTGATGAAGAATAA
- a CDS encoding type I 3-dehydroquinate dehydratase — MSFDKKQVSVKNEAFSTLVNTGRSEADVLKQAQEIKKLQPEMMEWRIDYFEDVVLMNRLLEVANKVKSIMTDIPVLVTFRSQKLGGETELDSEDAYLNLVKIAIDFKLGDAIDIERDHVSDRVAGLIQDAKAKGLGVVLS; from the coding sequence ATGAGTTTTGATAAAAAACAAGTATCAGTAAAGAATGAAGCTTTCTCAACTCTAGTTAATACTGGAAGAAGTGAAGCTGATGTACTAAAACAAGCCCAAGAAATAAAAAAGCTCCAACCTGAAATGATGGAGTGGAGAATAGATTATTTTGAAGATGTGGTTTTAATGAATCGGCTGCTTGAAGTAGCTAATAAAGTTAAGAGCATTATGACTGACATTCCAGTTTTAGTTACTTTTCGTAGTCAAAAGCTTGGCGGTGAAACTGAATTGGATAGTGAAGATGCATATCTAAATTTAGTAAAAATTGCTATTGATTTTAAACTGGGTGATGCAATTGATATTGAACGCGATCATGTTTCTGATCGAGTAGCGGGTTTAATTCAAGACGCTAAAGCCAAAGGTTTAGGTGTTGTACTTTCTTGA
- a CDS encoding DUF4931 domain-containing protein, with translation MNNDPLIFEFAIAKDKPSSFNDKKDNTCPFCDVEHLTDIYQTNGPMIWLANRFPTLKDTKQTVLIESDKHDGDVSNYSKEYNRELMKFALKCFNKMEQSSEFKSVLWYKNFGPKSNGSLSHPHMQIVGLNKEDGYKYIHQNNFTGITVFKTNNIEVNFATHPVQGFQEININLLENSGVNSWADWIQYGVRYTLEKMYGGRCDSYNLFFYPNQSEICCKIIPRFYAPPYFVGYKLSECNDDDTLRKEAKRLLNFVQES, from the coding sequence TTGAATAACGATCCACTTATATTTGAATTTGCAATAGCTAAAGATAAACCATCCAGTTTTAATGACAAGAAGGATAATACTTGTCCTTTTTGCGATGTAGAACACTTGACTGATATCTATCAGACTAATGGACCAATGATTTGGCTAGCTAATCGTTTTCCAACTCTAAAGGATACTAAGCAGACCGTACTGATTGAATCTGACAAGCACGACGGAGATGTAAGCAACTATTCAAAGGAATATAATCGTGAATTGATGAAATTTGCTTTGAAGTGTTTCAATAAAATGGAACAAAGCAGTGAATTTAAGTCAGTACTTTGGTATAAAAACTTTGGGCCTAAGTCTAATGGTTCTTTATCACACCCTCATATGCAGATTGTAGGTTTAAATAAAGAAGATGGCTATAAATATATTCATCAAAATAATTTTACTGGAATTACTGTCTTTAAAACAAATAATATAGAAGTTAATTTTGCGACTCATCCTGTTCAGGGCTTTCAAGAGATAAATATTAATTTGCTAGAAAATAGTGGTGTAAACTCTTGGGCAGATTGGATTCAATATGGAGTACGTTATACTTTAGAGAAAATGTATGGCGGTCGCTGTGATTCCTATAATTTATTTTTCTATCCAAATCAAAGCGAAATTTGCTGCAAGATTATTCCACGCTTTTATGCACCACCTTATTTTGTAGGTTATAAATTATCTGAATGTAATGATGACGATACTTTAAGAAAAGAAGCTAAAAGATTATTAAACTTTGTGCAAGAATCTTGA
- a CDS encoding serine hydrolase produces the protein MLKDGITEIIQKYDIDASVIVKHGDQIMYQHQAEKIFPAGSLIDLAIAAYIEDQWKKNPDIVNEKMEVTDLSRVRGAGIIGDLRRTNWSVRDLVYLTSALSDNVATNLLIERFDVYEIDEWLKENYPGLRLGRELMRYSATGQDNECTAISIDKLITHLMTTKNLFCALVRKGLSNHTIPTDLTFYGDNIVTYNKLGRDRQACHEVCVFMTKEAPVFCTVLSSYKGRNIEDRLFFQELSKLIFSHVKTAEIKK, from the coding sequence ATGTTAAAGGATGGAATTACTGAAATTATCCAAAAGTATGATATTGATGCAAGTGTAATTGTTAAACATGGCGATCAGATAATGTATCAGCATCAAGCTGAGAAAATTTTTCCAGCAGGAAGTTTGATTGATCTGGCGATTGCAGCGTATATTGAAGATCAGTGGAAAAAGAATCCAGACATTGTTAATGAAAAAATGGAAGTTACTGATCTTTCTCGAGTACGGGGTGCCGGAATTATTGGTGATTTGCGTCGCACTAATTGGAGCGTTCGAGACTTAGTCTATTTAACTAGTGCACTTTCAGATAATGTAGCAACTAACTTATTAATTGAAAGGTTTGATGTTTATGAAATTGATGAGTGGCTAAAGGAGAACTATCCCGGTTTGCGATTGGGTAGAGAGCTAATGCGCTACTCAGCTACTGGTCAAGATAATGAATGTACAGCTATAAGCATTGATAAACTTATAACGCACTTAATGACTACAAAAAATCTATTTTGTGCTTTAGTTCGTAAAGGCTTGAGTAATCATACTATTCCTACAGACTTAACTTTTTATGGAGATAATATCGTTACCTATAATAAACTAGGAAGAGATCGACAAGCTTGTCATGAAGTTTGTGTCTTTATGACAAAAGAAGCGCCAGTATTTTGTACTGTATTAAGTAGTTATAAGGGGAGAAATATAGAAGATAGGTTGTTTTTCCAAGAATTAAGTAAATTGATTTTTTCTCATGTAAAAACAGCTGAGATTAAAAAATAG
- a CDS encoding MFS transporter — protein sequence MSKSHSSTLPNSWHKTFYILWLGCFITGLGYSMTMPFISLFMAELGHYNKLQLNLYSGLAFAMTFIAQAIISPYWGNLADRKGRKLMCMRAAGVMSLTIFITGLAQSALFIICMRFLQGLFSGYINNATALMASETPHQRSGWVMSQMMTAGTAGNLVGPLIGGALSSALGYRIPFFITGGLMFLTFLGTWLLVKEDFTPVSREKIKPMSKIMHELPNVKLIVIMFITTMIVQSSTMSIDPIVSLYVKSLIPHSNNIALIAGIVAATPGLGTMLSASHIGHLMDHIGADKVLRWGLLIATILFIPMTFIPNAWSLAFWRFLLGIVSAGLLPAAQTILTLNVPPEAFGRVFSYNQSFQAVGAVLGSLLGSTISGMFTYEWVFAATGFTLLINYLIMLLSSRRQNA from the coding sequence GTGAGTAAATCACACTCTTCTACTTTGCCAAATAGCTGGCATAAAACATTTTATATACTTTGGCTAGGCTGTTTTATTACTGGACTCGGTTATTCAATGACAATGCCTTTTATCTCTTTATTTATGGCGGAACTAGGTCACTATAATAAATTACAATTAAACCTTTATTCTGGATTAGCCTTTGCCATGACTTTTATTGCCCAGGCCATTATTTCTCCTTACTGGGGAAATCTAGCTGACCGCAAAGGTAGAAAACTAATGTGCATGCGTGCTGCCGGCGTTATGAGTTTAACTATCTTTATTACTGGTTTAGCTCAAAGTGCCCTTTTTATTATCTGCATGCGGTTTTTACAGGGCCTGTTTTCAGGCTATATTAATAACGCAACTGCTTTAATGGCTAGTGAAACGCCTCACCAGCGTAGCGGATGGGTAATGAGCCAAATGATGACCGCTGGAACTGCTGGCAACTTAGTGGGACCATTAATTGGTGGTGCCCTATCTAGCGCCTTAGGTTACCGGATTCCTTTCTTTATTACTGGTGGACTAATGTTTTTAACTTTTCTAGGAACTTGGTTATTAGTAAAAGAAGACTTTACTCCAGTTTCTCGTGAAAAGATAAAACCAATGAGCAAAATAATGCATGAGTTACCTAACGTTAAATTAATCGTCATTATGTTTATAACTACTATGATTGTTCAATCATCAACCATGTCAATTGATCCTATTGTTTCTTTATACGTAAAATCTTTAATACCCCATAGTAATAATATTGCCTTAATCGCTGGTATTGTTGCAGCAACACCTGGTCTTGGAACTATGCTTTCGGCTTCTCATATTGGACACTTAATGGATCATATTGGAGCTGATAAAGTTTTGCGTTGGGGACTGCTTATTGCTACAATTTTGTTCATCCCTATGACTTTTATTCCAAACGCTTGGTCACTAGCCTTTTGGCGTTTTCTTTTAGGTATTGTTAGTGCTGGCTTACTTCCTGCTGCTCAAACAATTCTAACTTTGAATGTCCCACCAGAAGCATTCGGAAGAGTTTTTTCATATAACCAATCTTTCCAAGCAGTTGGTGCAGTTTTAGGGTCTTTACTAGGTTCAACTATTTCTGGTATGTTTACTTATGAATGGGTATTTGCAGCAACGGGATTTACACTTTTGATTAATTACTTAATCATGCTACTCTCCTCTCGTCGTCAAAATGCCTAA
- a CDS encoding MurR/RpiR family transcriptional regulator, with protein sequence MDLSTKVLNNYPNFKGASKKIADYLLAHPKTFLQEDAQGLGKITKTSAASMIRFCQQLGFKGLKDFQIQLAQDTPQENENTIDPIVGNHDNPHIVLQKLLSSIEKNTEQTAHLIDGMALNQAINFLKNADRIYLAGVGASGLPAQDLYYKFIRSDKNVIFNQDVHIALERIYYSRSTDVLVIFSYSGLTQEILLMAQQARKNNTPIIAVTRSRQSPLVELSDVVLGVSTDEKLLRVGAINSLFSEMLVSSVLFLATINQDLPKLEERFRNTELITNQLKN encoded by the coding sequence ATGGATTTATCGACTAAGGTTTTAAACAACTATCCTAATTTTAAGGGCGCATCTAAAAAGATTGCCGATTATTTGCTTGCACATCCTAAAACTTTTTTGCAAGAAGATGCACAAGGTTTAGGCAAAATTACTAAAACTAGTGCTGCTTCGATGATTCGCTTTTGTCAGCAACTCGGTTTTAAGGGGTTAAAAGATTTTCAAATTCAACTTGCTCAAGATACCCCGCAAGAAAATGAGAATACAATTGATCCAATTGTGGGAAATCATGATAATCCGCATATTGTCTTACAAAAACTTTTATCAAGCATTGAAAAAAATACTGAACAGACAGCTCATTTGATTGATGGAATGGCATTGAATCAAGCAATTAACTTTTTGAAAAATGCAGATCGAATCTATTTAGCTGGTGTAGGAGCTTCAGGTCTACCTGCTCAAGATCTTTACTATAAGTTTATCCGTAGCGATAAAAATGTGATTTTTAATCAAGATGTTCATATTGCTTTGGAACGAATATATTATTCTCGCTCAACAGATGTTTTAGTAATCTTTTCTTATAGTGGTTTAACACAGGAAATCTTATTAATGGCTCAGCAAGCTCGTAAAAATAATACTCCAATTATTGCAGTTACTCGCTCTCGTCAATCTCCTTTAGTTGAATTGAGTGATGTGGTTTTGGGCGTATCAACCGATGAAAAACTGCTTAGAGTCGGTGCGATTAACTCACTCTTTTCTGAAATGCTCGTTTCAAGCGTATTGTTTTTAGCAACAATTAATCAAGATTTGCCTAAATTAGAAGAACGGTTTAGGAATACTGAATTAATAACCAATCAATTAAAAAATTAA